Proteins encoded in a region of the Saccharothrix ecbatanensis genome:
- a CDS encoding ABC-F family ATP-binding cassette domain-containing protein, producing MANLVNLEAVSKSFGVRPLLDGVSLGVGEGDRIGVVGLNGGGKTTLLEVLAGLAEPDEGRVSQNRGLRMAVVTQRTELAEGSTVRNAVIDPLGFDAEHEWAADARVRSILDGLGITGFGLDSPVGTMSGGERRRVALAAALVQDLDLVVLDEPTNHLDVEGVRWLAEHLLARRTALVVVTHDRWFLDTVCSRTWEVVNGKVEQYEGGYADWIFARAERARLADTVEEKRRNLARKELAWLRRGAPARTSKPRYRIEAAEELISDVPPPRDSVELMAFAKRRLGRTVLELEDATLTVPGRTLVRDLTWRIGPGDRVGIVGVNGSGKTSLLKALAGERELETGRRIQGQTVKLAHLSQELHDLDGSMRVLEAVEEIARRVVLGKQEMSASQLAERFGFSSQKQWTPVGDLSGGERRRLQLCRLLMAEPNVLLLDEPTNDLDIDTLQQLEDLLDSWPGTLVVISHDRYLVERVCDQVVALFGEGGLTDLPGGIDEYLRRRDRQKEAEAGAPKATLSASAAPSSAADQRAARKELSRLERRFEALQKKEAQLHAALAEASTDPERLMALDAELKAVMVEVESVETQWLAAAENAEG from the coding sequence ATGGCCAACTTGGTCAACTTGGAGGCTGTCTCCAAGTCGTTCGGCGTGCGTCCCCTACTCGACGGCGTGTCCTTGGGCGTCGGCGAAGGCGACCGCATCGGCGTCGTGGGCCTCAACGGCGGCGGCAAGACGACGCTGCTGGAGGTCCTGGCCGGGCTCGCCGAACCGGACGAGGGGCGGGTCAGCCAGAACCGTGGGCTGCGGATGGCGGTCGTCACGCAGCGCACCGAACTGGCCGAGGGCTCGACCGTGCGAAACGCCGTGATCGACCCGCTCGGGTTCGACGCCGAGCACGAGTGGGCGGCCGACGCGCGGGTGCGGTCCATCCTCGACGGTCTCGGCATCACCGGGTTCGGGCTGGACTCGCCGGTGGGCACGATGTCCGGTGGCGAGCGGCGGCGGGTGGCGCTGGCGGCGGCGTTGGTGCAGGACCTGGACCTGGTCGTGCTGGACGAGCCGACCAACCACCTGGACGTCGAGGGTGTGCGGTGGCTGGCCGAGCACCTGCTGGCCCGGCGCACGGCGCTCGTCGTGGTGACACACGACCGGTGGTTTTTGGATACTGTATGCAGCCGCACGTGGGAAGTCGTCAACGGCAAGGTCGAGCAGTACGAGGGCGGCTACGCGGACTGGATCTTCGCCCGCGCCGAGCGCGCCCGGCTGGCCGACACGGTCGAGGAGAAGCGCCGCAACCTGGCCCGCAAGGAGCTGGCGTGGCTGCGCCGCGGCGCGCCCGCCCGCACGTCCAAGCCCCGCTACCGGATCGAGGCCGCGGAAGAGCTGATCTCCGACGTGCCGCCACCGCGTGACTCGGTCGAGCTGATGGCGTTCGCCAAGCGCCGGCTCGGGCGCACGGTGCTGGAGCTGGAGGACGCGACGCTGACCGTGCCCGGCCGGACGCTGGTGCGCGACCTGACGTGGCGGATCGGGCCGGGCGACCGGGTCGGGATCGTCGGCGTGAACGGCTCGGGCAAGACGTCGCTGCTGAAGGCGTTGGCCGGTGAGCGCGAGCTGGAGACCGGTCGGCGGATCCAGGGCCAGACGGTGAAGCTCGCGCACCTGAGCCAGGAGCTGCACGACCTGGACGGGTCGATGCGCGTGCTGGAGGCCGTGGAGGAGATCGCGCGGCGGGTGGTGCTGGGCAAGCAGGAGATGTCCGCGTCGCAGCTGGCCGAGCGGTTCGGGTTCTCGTCGCAGAAGCAGTGGACGCCGGTCGGCGACCTGTCCGGTGGTGAGCGGCGGCGGTTGCAGCTGTGCCGGCTGCTGATGGCCGAGCCGAACGTGCTGCTGCTGGACGAGCCGACGAACGACCTGGACATCGACACGTTGCAGCAGCTCGAAGACCTGCTGGACTCGTGGCCGGGGACGTTGGTGGTGATCTCGCACGACCGGTACCTGGTGGAGCGGGTGTGCGACCAGGTGGTGGCGTTGTTCGGCGAGGGCGGGCTGACCGACCTGCCCGGCGGGATCGACGAGTACCTGCGGCGGCGGGACCGGCAGAAGGAGGCCGAGGCGGGGGCGCCCAAGGCGACTTTGTCGGCGTCGGCGGCGCCGTCGTCGGCCGCCGACCAGCGTGCGGCGCGCAAGGAGCTGTCGCGGCTGGAACGGCGGTTCGAGGCGTTGCAGAAGAAGGAAGCGCAGCTCCACGCGGCGTTGGCGGAGGCGTCCACCGATCCGGAGCGCCTGATGGCGTTGGACGCCGAGCTGAAGGCCGTCATGGTCGAGGTGGAGAGCGTCGAGACCCAGTGGCTGGCCGCAGCCGAGAACGCCGAAGGCTGA
- a CDS encoding DivIVA domain-containing protein has translation MTGFDARTHLPAHPAPLLGAQDLRQVAFHRPPPGRPGYDEGQVDSFLDRIEETLLGRDNVSEHDVRTVRFRPGRPGYHAIEVDAFMDLVADTLGSTPQRQQASAPAQGAHATSTGMRPAAAGLTPQDVRAVRFHKPRPGNRGYHEGEIDAFLDRIENTLAGRDHLTAQQVQDHEFSYAPPGQIGYDEDDVDTFLDLVVVTLERSPLVALERPVAVLPPVRPRPGPGTRPLTARDVRTAAFGKPPRGRRGYHETQVDKFLDRIENTLLGQDDLSAREVREARFSRPMFGRRGYDETEVDAFLARVEKQLVDDPPRPGSLRPVSLPPVTSWKQLRLIKIPVAGPAQCGYRTSQVDRMLEEVGIALDGMVGASSAEVAEMKFATSLIAGQGYDCAFVDELMPLLVTELRRRGR, from the coding sequence GTGACCGGGTTCGACGCGCGCACGCACCTGCCGGCACATCCGGCGCCGCTGTTGGGCGCGCAGGATCTGCGGCAGGTCGCCTTCCACCGCCCGCCGCCGGGCCGGCCCGGGTACGACGAGGGGCAGGTGGACTCCTTCCTCGACCGCATCGAGGAAACCTTGCTGGGCCGGGACAACGTGTCCGAGCACGACGTGCGAACGGTGCGGTTCAGACCCGGCCGGCCCGGTTACCACGCGATCGAGGTCGACGCGTTCATGGACCTCGTCGCCGACACCCTCGGGTCGACGCCGCAGCGGCAGCAGGCCTCCGCACCTGCTCAGGGCGCTCACGCCACGTCGACCGGGATGCGTCCCGCGGCGGCCGGGCTGACACCGCAGGACGTGCGGGCGGTGCGGTTCCACAAGCCGAGACCGGGGAACCGCGGGTACCACGAGGGCGAGATCGACGCGTTCCTCGACCGGATCGAGAACACGCTGGCGGGCCGGGACCACCTGACCGCGCAGCAGGTGCAGGACCACGAGTTCAGCTACGCCCCGCCCGGGCAGATCGGGTACGACGAGGACGACGTGGACACGTTCCTCGACCTGGTCGTGGTGACGTTGGAGCGCTCGCCCCTGGTGGCGTTGGAGCGCCCGGTCGCGGTGTTGCCGCCCGTGCGCCCGCGTCCGGGGCCTGGCACCCGCCCGTTGACCGCCCGGGACGTCCGCACCGCTGCCTTCGGGAAACCGCCACGCGGTCGACGCGGGTACCACGAGACCCAGGTCGACAAGTTCCTGGACCGGATCGAGAACACGTTGCTGGGGCAGGACGACCTGTCCGCGCGCGAGGTGCGTGAGGCCCGGTTCAGCCGGCCGATGTTCGGTCGGCGCGGGTACGACGAGACCGAGGTCGACGCGTTCCTGGCGCGGGTGGAGAAGCAGCTGGTCGACGACCCGCCGAGGCCCGGTTCGCTGCGGCCCGTCTCGCTGCCGCCGGTCACGTCGTGGAAGCAGCTGCGCCTGATCAAGATCCCGGTGGCGGGGCCGGCGCAGTGCGGGTACCGGACGTCGCAGGTGGACCGGATGTTGGAGGAGGTCGGCATCGCGTTGGACGGCATGGTCGGCGCGTCTTCGGCGGAGGTGGCCGAGATGAAGTTCGCCACGTCCTTGATCGCCGGCCAGGGCTACGACTGCGCGTTCGTCGACGAGCTCATGCCCCTGCTCGTCACCGAACTCCGCCGCCGAGGCCGCTAA